Within Chromatiales bacterium, the genomic segment TCGGGAAAATGTTGAAGGCTCTGATTAAGCAGGAAAACCCGGACTACTTTGCGGTTGTGCTGGATGCACACGGCAAAACTTTCAGACACGAATTGTATCCTCAATACAAAGCGCAAAGGCCGCCAATGCCGGAAGACCTAGTCTCTCAACTAGGCACATTGAAATATCTAATCAAAGAGAGCGGCTACCCACTATTGGAGGTTGGTGGTGTAGAAGCCGACGATGTAATCGGTACCTTGGCTCACAACGCTGAGGCAGCCGGATGGAATGTGCTCATTTCTACTGGCGATAAGGATATGGCGCAGCTAATCTCCAAACATATTACCTTAGTTGATACGATGAAAAATCGGCATATTGATGCCGATGCTATCAAGGAGAAATTCGGCGTTTTGCCGGAACAAATGATTGATTATTTGGCTTTAGCTGGGGACAGTGCTGACAATATCCCCGGGGTTGTAGGTGTGGGACCTAAAACCGCAGCTAAATGGTTGGGTGAATACCATACTTTAGATGAAGTTATAGCGCATGCTGATAGTATCGCTGGTAAAGGAGGCAAAGCATTAAAAAATGCGTTGCCTCAGCTACCGCTCTATAGAGATTTGGTGACAATACGCGACGATGTAGAGTTAGACTGCACAATTGATCAGTTGAAAATTACACCGCCTAAGAACGAACGATTGGTCACTTTCTATAAAGAATACGGTTTCACCCAATGGCTTGATGATCAAGTGGATATAGTTGCTGAACTCAATGATGAGGCATCAGTGGCTTACCCAGTATATCAACTTATTTTGATGCAAAGTACTCTGGATAAGTGGTTAGAGAAACTACAGTCGGTAGATTGCTTTGCCTTGGATATAGAAACTACGACCTTGGATTATATGCAGGCGCAGATTGTCGGATTATCTTTTGCCGTCGCACCTGGCGATGCTGCTTATGTGCCGTTGGCACACGATTATTGCGGTGCACCTAAACAATTAGATACCCAATCAGTATTACAGCAACTACGCCCCTTATTGGAAGATCCGAAACTCGCCAAATTGGGGCATAACATTAAATACGATATGGAAGTGTTGCTAAACTACGATATCCACTTATGCGGCATCAAACACGACTCTATGCTCGAGTCTTATATCTATAATTCGGTTGCCAGCAGACATAACTTAAAGGAACTTGCTCATAAATACCTAAAAGCTAAGATGAAAACTTATCAAGATGTTGCCGGCAAAGGGGTTAAGCAAAGACCTTTTGGACAAATTGCGGTGACGACCGCTGCCGAATACGCTGCTGCAGATGCCGATTTTAGTCTTCAGTTGCATAACTACTTATATCCTAAGCTCAAAGAAGAAAAATCGTTGCTCAAGGTTTACCGCGAGATAGAAATGCCGTTAATGCCGGTAATTGCCGAGATAGAGCGCAATGGTGTCTTGGTCGATGCCAGTCTTTTGGACAAACAAAGCCAGGAATTACGGCAGGCAATTATGCAAACCGAACAACAGATTTATGAGTTGGCAGGACATAAATTTAATATTGCATCACCTAAACAAATACAAACTGTATTGTTTGATGAAGCTGGACTGACGACAGACAAAAAAACTCCCAAAGGTCAAACATCCACCTCAGAAGATGTTTTACAAGAGCTTGCTTACGAACATGAAATTCCTCGATTGATACTGCATCATCGTTCACTGAGTAAACTGAAATCAACTTATACTGATAAATTACCTCGGTTAATTAACGCTAAAAGCAAACGAGTGCACACCTCTTATCACCAAGCAGTCACATCAACCGGACGCCTATCTTCGTCCGATCCGAATCTGCAGAATATCCCAATTAGAACCGTTGAGGGGCGGCGCATACGCCGTGCTTTTATCGCCCGTCGCGGCTATAGCTTAGTTGCCGCTGATTACTCGCAAATAGAAATGCGTATTATGGCGCATGTATCTCAAGATGCTGGGCTTTTGGATATCTTCAATAAAGATATGGATATGCACCGCGCAACCGCTGCCGAAGTTTTCGGTTGTGATTTAGAAGCAGTGGACGACGAACAGCGACGCATAGCGAAGGCCATAAACTTCGGGTTGATATATGGTATGTCTGCATTCGGCCTTGCCAAACAGCTTAATATCTCTCGCACAGAAGCATCCCAATATGTAAAGACTTATTTCCAACGTTTCGCTACAGTGCGTGCGTATATGGATAGCACGCGCGAGCAAGCACGACGGCAAGGTTATGTTGAGACTGTTAGTGGTCGGCGATTGTATTTGCCGAATATTAATGCCAAAGATACTCGTCGTCGACATTATGCCGAACGCACTGCAATTAATGCACCCATGCAGGGGTCGGCCGCAGATATCATCAAGCGGGCTATGATACTAATTTCCGAATACTTTAAGAAAGATTCAAGTGATGCAATGATGATTATGCAGGTGCACGACGAACTTGTGATAGAAGTTCCCGAACAACACGCCGAAAATGTTAAGCAGGCGTGCTGCGAACTCATGGAGTCGGCGGCCGAACTTTCAGTGCCACTAAAAGTTAACGCCGATATTGGCAACAATTGGGATGAAGCACATTGATAAACTGTAAGTTAACCATAACGGTAAAATGATGCACGGTGCTTTTAATGCCCATGCTCTCCCGCATGCTGTTTTATGCTGACGGCCACAGTGATTCGTTTTCGAGATACCATTGTGACATTTTTGTAATACCTTGTGTTAAGCTGATTTTAGGTCTATAGCCCAAGGCCTGTACCCGTCGAATATCAGGGCAACGGCGGCTGGTTTCTCCAGCCGGCGATTCTGACGAAATTATATTGCCTCGCCGACCGAATACTGCCAATACGATGGCAGCTACATCCTTAATTTTCATCTCATCCATCGTGCCGATATGGAAAAAGGAGCATTTTTCGGCTTTCGTACAAGCTAGGTAGCATCCTTCTATAAAATCGTCTATGTAGACGAAAGATCGGGTCTGTGTGCCAGAGCCGCGAATCGGAAAATCTATGGCCTCTCCTTTAGGAGTCTCTCTATCCAAACGTGCCGTGCGCATAATGAGTTGCGGTAGAACATGCTCAAACCCCATATCTGCTCCGTATACATTGTGAGGGCGAACCACTGCTAATTGACGAAACGCTTTACGCCCGTAATTCACCGCTAATAACTCCGTCGCGATTTTGCCGCCACCGTAGCTATAACGCGGATTCATAATATCAGGAATGACGAGTTTTGCAGTCTCATCAGTAGGAACAACCTCTGCGCTCTGGTAAACTTCCGAGGAACTTAATACCCAATAGCGCTCTATTTTATGCGCCAGACAAGCCTCTATCGTGTTTATGGCTCCTTTTATGCCAACTTCCAGAATCTGTTCAGGTATGCTGTAAAAAAACTCAGTACCGTTTATATACGCTAAGTGTGCGACTACATCCATCCCTTTGGATGCCTTATACACTACATCGTAGTTGCGGACATCCCCGACAATGAAATCAATATCGTCGATGACATCGACAAGACGTCTCGCATGCCCTCTAGAGTTATTATCCAACACGCGTACTTGCCAGCCTTCGTGTAGCAACTTTTTAACCAGAGCACTGCCTAAAAAACCGCTACCGCCAGTCACTAAAACATGTTCGCTTGACATCAACCTACATTACTGTAACCAGTTTTCATCACAAAATGATCACTAGCAGCTATTAACCTACCGCTTATCTTGTTTGGGTTGTAGTCTATTTCCCAAATATAAAAACTGTAGCAATTGGTTTTCCATATACGGACCTCGATAAGGTGGAAGCACAGACCAAATATCATAAATAACTGCAGGTGTCACCATCGACATAACTAAAGTAGCCAAATCTATCCACTCATATTTTTTATTGTTATTTGCAACTATGATAACTGAGGCGCCTTCAAAGGCTTGTTCTATGTTTGCTGGTATTATTCCCAAACTAGAAATAGCCTGATTATCAAGCGCAAAGTCATGTCCGCAAGTTATAGCGTCAGGGTATCTTTGTTTAAGAAGAGCGATGATATGGAGGCTTGGTGAAGCTCGAGTGTCACTAGTTTCTGGGCGCCCTTTAAATGTTAGACCAAGAATACTAATTTTTATGCCTTTGCCTTTGGGTGGAATAATTTTAGTTTCAGCAAGACTCTCGCATACATGTAGAGGGAGCGACTCATTGAGTAATCTCCCCTGTTTAATCAACTTCGGCACATAGCCGTAAGCTGCTAGAGATTCTTGCAAGATATGCGGATCCTTATGCAAACAAGGCCCACCTACAAAACCAGGAACCGCAATCTGTGTCCTTGCATAGCCCGTGTTAGCAGCCGTAATAATTTCTTTGCCGTCTAGTCCAGCTGCTTCGCATAATAACGCAACCTCGTTACCTATAGCAAAATTTAAGTCTCTGAAGCTGTTATCCAACAATTTAATAATTTCGGCAGCTTCTACAGAAGAAACCATTATAGTGGTCAGCGTCATTCTTCTGAAGATGGCTTCCGCTTGTAATGCCGCTGCCTCAGTTAATCCCCCAACAATCTGAGGTAGAACGCTGAGTTCTGCCATAGCATTACCCTCGGCAGTTCTCTCCGGACAATAGGCAAGCGCAAATCGTTTACCACTTTTCTCAAATACCTTTTTAACAACATTACGGGTGGTGCCTAGTTGTACGGTTGAACGTAGAA encodes:
- a CDS encoding nucleotide sugar dehydrogenase produces the protein MIKKQENICIIGMGYVGLTLAAIMADRGFNVWGIEKNADILKMLMKGKPHFLEKGLEARLKGNMSANRLHFLSKLSELKLNNNHQPLVYIITVGTPLDDAGRPRMDMIKSVAEEIANHMNEDALVILRSTVQLGTTRNVVKKVFEKSGKRFALAYCPERTAEGNAMAELSVLPQIVGGLTEAAALQAEAIFRRMTLTTIMVSSVEAAEIIKLLDNSFRDLNFAIGNEVALLCEAAGLDGKEIITAANTGYARTQIAVPGFVGGPCLHKDPHILQESLAAYGYVPKLIKQGRLLNESLPLHVCESLAETKIIPPKGKGIKISILGLTFKGRPETSDTRASPSLHIIALLKQRYPDAITCGHDFALDNQAISSLGIIPANIEQAFEGASVIIVANNNKKYEWIDLATLVMSMVTPAVIYDIWSVLPPYRGPYMENQLLQFLYLGNRLQPKQDKR
- a CDS encoding SDR family NAD(P)-dependent oxidoreductase: MSSEHVLVTGGSGFLGSALVKKLLHEGWQVRVLDNNSRGHARRLVDVIDDIDFIVGDVRNYDVVYKASKGMDVVAHLAYINGTEFFYSIPEQILEVGIKGAINTIEACLAHKIERYWVLSSSEVYQSAEVVPTDETAKLVIPDIMNPRYSYGGGKIATELLAVNYGRKAFRQLAVVRPHNVYGADMGFEHVLPQLIMRTARLDRETPKGEAIDFPIRGSGTQTRSFVYIDDFIEGCYLACTKAEKCSFFHIGTMDEMKIKDVAAIVLAVFGRRGNIISSESPAGETSRRCPDIRRVQALGYRPKISLTQGITKMSQWYLENESLWPSA
- the polA gene encoding DNA polymerase I yields the protein MATATKLVLVDGTAYLYRAYHALPPLTGPAGQPTGAVFGVGKMLKALIKQENPDYFAVVLDAHGKTFRHELYPQYKAQRPPMPEDLVSQLGTLKYLIKESGYPLLEVGGVEADDVIGTLAHNAEAAGWNVLISTGDKDMAQLISKHITLVDTMKNRHIDADAIKEKFGVLPEQMIDYLALAGDSADNIPGVVGVGPKTAAKWLGEYHTLDEVIAHADSIAGKGGKALKNALPQLPLYRDLVTIRDDVELDCTIDQLKITPPKNERLVTFYKEYGFTQWLDDQVDIVAELNDEASVAYPVYQLILMQSTLDKWLEKLQSVDCFALDIETTTLDYMQAQIVGLSFAVAPGDAAYVPLAHDYCGAPKQLDTQSVLQQLRPLLEDPKLAKLGHNIKYDMEVLLNYDIHLCGIKHDSMLESYIYNSVASRHNLKELAHKYLKAKMKTYQDVAGKGVKQRPFGQIAVTTAAEYAAADADFSLQLHNYLYPKLKEEKSLLKVYREIEMPLMPVIAEIERNGVLVDASLLDKQSQELRQAIMQTEQQIYELAGHKFNIASPKQIQTVLFDEAGLTTDKKTPKGQTSTSEDVLQELAYEHEIPRLILHHRSLSKLKSTYTDKLPRLINAKSKRVHTSYHQAVTSTGRLSSSDPNLQNIPIRTVEGRRIRRAFIARRGYSLVAADYSQIEMRIMAHVSQDAGLLDIFNKDMDMHRATAAEVFGCDLEAVDDEQRRIAKAINFGLIYGMSAFGLAKQLNISRTEASQYVKTYFQRFATVRAYMDSTREQARRQGYVETVSGRRLYLPNINAKDTRRRHYAERTAINAPMQGSAADIIKRAMILISEYFKKDSSDAMMIMQVHDELVIEVPEQHAENVKQACCELMESAAELSVPLKVNADIGNNWDEAH